The following nucleotide sequence is from Aerosakkonema funiforme FACHB-1375.
GTTAATGACAAAAGGTAGACACATTGAGTAGCCGTGTGAAGCGAAAGTTTCACGCACGGTTTCGGATGAGAGGGGCGGAGTGGTAACACTCCCCTCGACTCTACCCCCCCCAAACGCCTCCTAAGCAATAGCCGGATTGGTTTGGAAGCCTACAGTGACCGCGAAGCGGAAGTGTAGGATCTGTCACCGTTAAGCAAATATAGGTTTTAGCTTATGGCTACCAAACAACAGTTCAACAGTTTTCAAGAGTTGCTATCTGGTTCGGACGTGCCAGTGTTGGTAGATTTTTTCGCTACCTGGTGCGGCCCGTGTCAGATGATGGCTCCCATTCTAGAGCAAGTGAACGCACAGATGCAGGGGCGGATAAAAGTTGTCAAAATTGACACCGATAAATATCCTCGCTTAGCTTCTGAGTATGGCATTCAAGCTCTGCCGACACTGGTACTCTTTAAAAACGGTAAGCCAGTAAATCGCATTGAGGGTGTGGTATCGGGGCCACAATTGGTTCAACACTTACGAACTTTAGTTTGATTGGCTCTGAAATTAAATTTCCCACCCGATCAATAGAGTTGGGTGGGTGTGTTTTTTTGTCCCGATAAATGAGTGTATTTGTTTGTGCGATCGCCTTGCCAAACGACTTTCCAATCAAAATTACTTATTGCTTATAGTTTTTATCTTATCCCAAATCCGGGTTGATTACCCCCCTTTATCTTCTTTCTTCCTTCTTCGCGCTCTTCGCGTCGAAAGCGGTTCGTTTAAAAAGGGGTAGCAATCGCAGATTTAATATTAAATCGTGAATTATAAAAAAAATGCCATCGATTCACCAATGGCATCATGTATGTATACAAGAGAAAAGGAAAGAAAACAAATCTTTTCCCTTTAAATTATTCGTAGAGCCAAGAAGTCAAAGTGGGTTGCCAACTTACCAACTCTTCTTCTTTGAACCAAAGAGCAATTTCGCGCCGTCCCGTTTCCACAGCATCCGAACCGTGGATGAGGTTACGACCGACACTGACACCAAAATCCCCGCGAATGGTTCCCGGTTCGGCTGTCAGCGGGTTGGTAGCGCCGATGAGTTTCCGTGCTGATGCTACTACGCCTTCACCTTCCCAAACCATAGCCACAACGGGGCCAGAGGTGATAAATTCAACCAAACCGGGGAAAAACGGCTTTTCCCGATGCACGTCGTAGTGCTGTTCGGCAAGTTCGCGGCTGACTTTCATCAGTTTCAGTCCGACGAGGGTAAAACCTTTGGCTTCTAGACGACGGATGATTTCGCCGACCAGTCCGCGCTGTACGCCGTCCGGTTTGACTGCTAGAAATGTGCGTTCCACTACAACACTTGCTCCCAAAATTCCTTCACAGCGTATCGTAA
It contains:
- the trxA gene encoding thioredoxin, which translates into the protein MATKQQFNSFQELLSGSDVPVLVDFFATWCGPCQMMAPILEQVNAQMQGRIKVVKIDTDKYPRLASEYGIQALPTLVLFKNGKPVNRIEGVVSGPQLVQHLRTLV
- the ndk gene encoding nucleoside-diphosphate kinase, encoding MERTFLAVKPDGVQRGLVGEIIRRLEAKGFTLVGLKLMKVSRELAEQHYDVHREKPFFPGLVEFITSGPVVAMVWEGEGVVASARKLIGATNPLTAEPGTIRGDFGVSVGRNLIHGSDAVETGRREIALWFKEEELVSWQPTLTSWLYE